The Brachybacterium huguangmaarense genome contains a region encoding:
- a CDS encoding alpha/beta fold hydrolase: MNETTRDEIPALPGVDPRASRRVTVRDHAGIERTWHLLDSAPLLAERGVEPEGTLLCVHGNPTYSFLYRSLVRDDIPWRVIAVDQLEMGWSERTGTTRLLQDRITDLSLLTDALGLRGPVVSVGHDWGGIVSVGWALDNRHDVVGMVLTNTGIHQELGESLPRALELATSPGFLPVSTSLTDAFLRTTLALSDPPLTPEVRAAYLAPYRTRARRAGIEAFVADIPADAHHPSRATLERLASGIRELTVPTLFAWGPRDITFSDRYLRDLIERVPHADVHRFEGASHLVWEDADVAGLVATWLATTFGSGRDAEAEAAHTTGADDERPRLGAPIWELAADPRHAHEAAVVEMGGRGRDGREVTWGMLAGRVDDIAAGLLAHGLRPGERAVILVPPGADLTAILYACLRVGIVAVVADAGLGADGLTRAVVGSHADAVIGIPKALMGARALGWPGRRISVETLPTVDRTLLGVDTSITRLAAEGRQMRELGAPLAAAWPQADDDAAVLFTSGSTGPAKGAVYTHRQLAAMFAAVGATLGLDPSRGLVAGFAPFALLGPALGAPSVVPDMDVTRPGELTATALAGAVAALGAPAVFTAPAALRNLLATAGALDADDRAALARVPSYFSAGAPIPAPLLRELRTLLPAAHALTPYGMTECLAVTAIDLEGIDAAGTGSGVCVGTPVPGVEVAIAPMDAQGTATDDVTTAPGRTGEILVRAPHVRDRYLMLWGTTHRSRRFPTWYATGDVGHLDDAGRLWVEGRAAHVLATARGLVTPVQVESAAESVPTVRRAGAAAVGPRGTQQIVVVVELEDGYRPGRTGTPRPAAPALQEAVRRAVREADGAEVVSVFTTRCLPTDIRHNSKIDRSALSAWAETTLQGKRAGRP; this comes from the coding sequence GTGAACGAGACGACCCGCGACGAGATCCCCGCCCTGCCCGGGGTGGACCCGCGCGCCTCGCGCCGGGTGACGGTCCGCGACCACGCGGGCATCGAGCGCACCTGGCACCTGCTGGACTCCGCGCCGCTCCTGGCCGAGCGCGGCGTCGAGCCCGAGGGCACCCTGCTGTGCGTGCACGGCAACCCCACCTACTCCTTCCTCTACCGCTCCCTCGTGCGCGACGACATCCCGTGGCGCGTGATCGCCGTCGACCAGCTTGAGATGGGCTGGTCCGAGCGCACCGGCACCACGCGGCTGCTGCAGGACCGCATCACCGACCTCTCCCTGCTGACCGACGCGCTCGGGCTGCGGGGACCGGTGGTCTCCGTCGGCCACGACTGGGGCGGCATCGTCTCGGTGGGCTGGGCGCTCGACAACCGTCACGACGTGGTCGGCATGGTCCTGACCAACACCGGCATCCATCAGGAGCTGGGGGAGTCGCTGCCGCGCGCCCTCGAGCTCGCGACCTCCCCGGGCTTCCTGCCCGTCTCGACCTCGCTCACCGACGCGTTCCTGCGCACCACCCTCGCGCTCTCGGACCCGCCGCTGACCCCCGAGGTGCGCGCGGCCTACCTCGCGCCGTATCGCACGCGCGCCCGCCGCGCCGGCATCGAGGCCTTCGTCGCGGACATCCCCGCCGACGCCCACCATCCCAGCCGCGCGACGCTCGAGCGCCTCGCGAGCGGCATCCGCGAGCTGACCGTGCCCACCCTGTTCGCCTGGGGCCCGCGCGACATCACCTTCTCCGACCGCTACCTGCGCGACCTCATCGAGCGCGTCCCCCACGCCGACGTGCACCGCTTCGAGGGCGCCTCCCACCTCGTGTGGGAGGACGCCGACGTCGCCGGGCTCGTCGCGACCTGGCTCGCGACGACCTTCGGGAGCGGTCGCGACGCCGAGGCCGAGGCCGCGCACACGACCGGCGCGGACGACGAGCGCCCGCGCCTCGGCGCCCCGATCTGGGAGCTCGCCGCCGATCCGCGGCACGCCCACGAGGCCGCCGTGGTCGAGATGGGCGGTCGTGGCCGCGACGGCCGCGAGGTGACCTGGGGCATGCTCGCCGGGCGGGTCGACGACATCGCCGCCGGGCTGCTCGCCCACGGCCTGCGGCCGGGGGAGCGGGCCGTGATCCTGGTCCCGCCGGGGGCGGACCTCACGGCGATCCTGTACGCGTGCCTGCGGGTCGGCATCGTCGCCGTGGTCGCCGACGCGGGGCTCGGCGCCGACGGCCTCACGCGCGCCGTCGTCGGCTCCCACGCGGACGCCGTGATCGGCATCCCCAAGGCCCTCATGGGCGCGCGCGCCCTGGGCTGGCCGGGACGCCGCATCTCCGTCGAGACGCTGCCCACCGTGGACCGCACCCTGCTCGGCGTCGACACCTCGATCACCCGCCTGGCCGCCGAGGGGCGCCAGATGCGCGAGCTCGGCGCGCCGCTCGCCGCCGCCTGGCCCCAGGCCGACGACGACGCCGCGGTGCTGTTCACCTCGGGCTCGACGGGCCCGGCCAAGGGCGCCGTCTACACCCATCGGCAGCTCGCCGCGATGTTCGCGGCCGTCGGCGCGACCCTCGGGCTCGACCCGAGCCGCGGCCTCGTCGCCGGCTTCGCGCCCTTCGCCCTGCTGGGCCCGGCCCTCGGCGCCCCCTCGGTCGTGCCCGACATGGACGTGACCCGGCCCGGCGAGCTCACCGCGACAGCCCTCGCGGGCGCCGTCGCCGCGCTCGGCGCGCCCGCCGTGTTCACGGCTCCCGCCGCGCTGCGCAACCTCCTGGCGACCGCGGGCGCCCTCGACGCGGACGACCGTGCGGCCCTGGCCCGGGTGCCCAGCTACTTCTCGGCCGGCGCCCCGATCCCCGCCCCGCTGCTGCGGGAGCTGCGCACCCTGCTGCCCGCCGCGCACGCCCTCACCCCGTACGGCATGACCGAGTGCCTCGCCGTGACCGCGATCGACCTCGAGGGCATCGACGCCGCGGGCACCGGCTCCGGCGTGTGCGTCGGCACCCCCGTGCCCGGCGTCGAGGTCGCGATCGCCCCGATGGACGCACAGGGCACGGCGACCGACGACGTCACCACCGCGCCCGGCCGCACCGGCGAGATCCTCGTCCGCGCCCCCCACGTGCGGGACCGCTACCTCATGCTGTGGGGCACGACCCACCGCTCCCGGCGCTTCCCGACCTGGTACGCGACAGGCGACGTCGGCCATCTCGACGACGCCGGCCGGCTGTGGGTCGAGGGCCGGGCGGCCCACGTGCTCGCCACCGCGCGCGGCCTCGTCACGCCCGTCCAGGTCGAGTCGGCGGCCGAGTCCGTGCCCACCGTGCGCCGTGCGGGGGCCGCGGCGGTCGGTCCGCGCGGCACCCAGCAGATCGTGGTCGTCGTCGAGCTCGAGGACGGCTACCGTCCCGGCCGCACCGGCACGCCGCGCCCGGCGGCGCCCGCGCTGCAGGAGGCCGTGCGCCGCGCCGTGCGCGAGGCCGACGGCGCCGAGGTGGTCAGCGTGTTCACGACCCGCTGCCTGCCCACCGACATCCGCCACAACTCCAAGATCGACCGGAGCGCCCTGTCGGCCTGGGCGGAGACGACGCTGCAGGGCAAGCGGGCGGGACGGCCGTGA
- a CDS encoding NAD-dependent epimerase/dehydratase family protein, protein MRVLVTGASGMLGGAVATALRDRGDHVRAFQRRPAGLTGVEDHLGSLTEPDEVRRAVDGMDAVVHLAAKVSISGPESEYEDINIGGTAHVLDALRAAGGGRLVNISSPSVAHLGTSIVGLDATPADPAHARGPYARTKAAAELLAMGADGADGLLVTSIRPHVVWGPGDTQLVQRIVERAAHGRLPLLDQGLALIDTTYVTNAAEAIVAAVDRIDDVHGESFVVTNGEPRTVRDVLGGMCDAAGVPRPALRVPGSLARWAGRVIERVWDVRPGGDEPPMTEFLAEQLSTAHWFDQRRTQERLRWTPRVSMDAGFDELARYFALHPVAR, encoded by the coding sequence GTGAGGGTCCTCGTCACCGGCGCCTCCGGCATGCTCGGCGGGGCCGTCGCCACGGCCCTGCGCGACCGCGGCGACCACGTGCGCGCCTTCCAGCGCCGTCCCGCGGGCCTGACCGGTGTCGAGGACCACCTCGGCTCTCTCACCGAGCCCGACGAGGTCCGGCGTGCCGTCGACGGGATGGACGCCGTCGTGCACCTCGCGGCGAAGGTGTCGATCTCCGGCCCCGAGTCCGAGTACGAGGACATCAACATCGGGGGCACCGCCCACGTGCTCGACGCCCTGCGCGCCGCGGGCGGCGGGCGGCTCGTCAACATCTCCTCGCCCTCGGTCGCGCACCTGGGCACGTCGATCGTCGGCCTCGACGCGACGCCCGCCGACCCGGCCCACGCGCGCGGCCCCTACGCGCGCACCAAGGCCGCCGCCGAGCTGCTCGCGATGGGGGCCGACGGCGCCGACGGCCTGCTCGTCACCTCGATCCGGCCCCACGTGGTGTGGGGCCCGGGGGACACCCAGCTCGTCCAGCGCATCGTCGAGCGCGCCGCGCACGGCCGCCTGCCCCTGCTCGACCAGGGCCTCGCCCTCATCGACACGACGTACGTGACCAACGCGGCCGAGGCGATCGTCGCGGCCGTCGACCGCATCGACGACGTGCACGGCGAGAGCTTCGTCGTGACCAACGGCGAGCCCCGCACGGTGCGCGACGTGCTCGGCGGGATGTGCGACGCCGCCGGCGTCCCGCGCCCCGCCCTGCGCGTCCCCGGGAGCCTGGCCCGCTGGGCGGGCCGCGTCATCGAACGGGTCTGGGACGTCCGCCCCGGCGGCGACGAGCCGCCCATGACGGAGTTCCTCGCGGAGCAGCTCTCGACGGCCCACTGGTTCGACCAGCGCCGCACCCAGGAGCGCCTGCGCTGGACGCCCCGGGTGAGCATGGACGCCGGGTTCGACGAGCTCGCCCGCTACTTCGCCCTCCACCCCGTCGCCCGCTGA
- a CDS encoding vitamin K epoxide reductase family protein — MSTREPAPDDALLAEIDAELAAEESSRRLASSRTTGAVLLIGGAVAWIAALALLVDKLRLLADPGATLGCDINPFISCGDVMMTWQAEAFGFPNMALGLAGFAVMGSAGSLLLSRAALPRWYRWAVLGGMTFAFAFVHFLAISAIFVIGALCPWCMVVWAMTAPMFFSTLAHVIEEGDLRPPRALTGVLRHWALCTLAWYLLVVVVIFLAFLPQWMGMLGV, encoded by the coding sequence ATGAGCACCCGAGAGCCCGCCCCCGACGACGCGCTGCTCGCCGAGATCGACGCCGAGCTCGCGGCCGAGGAGTCCAGCCGTCGCCTCGCCTCGTCCCGCACGACGGGCGCCGTGCTGCTGATCGGTGGGGCCGTCGCGTGGATCGCCGCGCTCGCCCTGCTCGTCGACAAGCTGCGGCTGCTCGCCGATCCCGGCGCGACGCTCGGCTGCGACATCAACCCGTTCATCTCGTGCGGGGACGTGATGATGACGTGGCAGGCCGAGGCCTTCGGCTTCCCCAACATGGCGCTCGGGCTCGCCGGCTTCGCCGTCATGGGCAGCGCCGGCTCGCTGCTGCTGTCCCGCGCCGCGCTCCCGCGCTGGTACCGCTGGGCGGTCCTGGGCGGCATGACCTTCGCCTTCGCCTTCGTGCACTTCCTGGCGATCTCCGCGATCTTCGTGATCGGCGCGCTGTGCCCGTGGTGCATGGTGGTGTGGGCCATGACGGCGCCCATGTTCTTCTCGACCCTCGCGCACGTGATCGAGGAGGGGGATCTGCGCCCGCCGCGCGCCCTCACCGGCGTGCTGCGGCACTGGGCACTGTGCACGCTCGCGTGGTACCTGCTCGTCGTGGTCGTGATCTTCCTGGCGTTCCTGCCGCAGTGGATGGGCATGCTCGGCGTGTGA
- a CDS encoding ComEA family DNA-binding protein — protein sequence MGRHEARTRTEGSRGREPLAEVIDRRPRPRRRSWRDLPRPSRPALLGVAVLVAVGAGAVHLSTAGTALPDAERAGTTVAASAPAEAVAEEAPEADVAATSAAPTADPHAAPAAASSAGTVVVHVTGAVNAPGVVELPAGSRVDDAVTAAGGARDDADLAAVNLARPATDGEQIHVPVPGEEAPTAAPADPSTPGAPGADGAAQGAEAAGAGLVDLNTADAAALDALPGVGPAIAQRIIDHREANGPFTRVDDLEQVPGIGPATLEKIRAHATV from the coding sequence ATGGGCAGGCACGAGGCACGCACACGCACCGAGGGTTCCCGCGGCCGCGAGCCGCTCGCCGAGGTGATCGACCGGCGCCCGCGGCCGCGGCGCCGCTCGTGGCGTGACCTTCCGCGTCCGAGCCGCCCCGCCCTGCTCGGGGTGGCGGTGCTCGTCGCCGTGGGGGCCGGTGCCGTGCACCTCTCGACGGCCGGGACCGCGCTGCCGGACGCCGAGCGCGCCGGGACCACCGTCGCCGCGAGCGCCCCGGCGGAGGCGGTCGCCGAGGAGGCGCCCGAGGCGGACGTCGCGGCCACCTCCGCGGCGCCGACCGCCGACCCGCACGCGGCGCCGGCCGCGGCGTCGAGCGCCGGCACGGTCGTCGTGCACGTGACCGGCGCCGTGAACGCGCCCGGCGTCGTCGAGCTGCCCGCCGGGTCCCGCGTGGACGATGCCGTGACCGCGGCAGGCGGCGCACGGGACGACGCCGACCTCGCGGCCGTGAACCTCGCGCGCCCCGCGACGGACGGCGAGCAGATCCACGTGCCCGTGCCGGGCGAGGAGGCGCCCACCGCCGCACCGGCCGACCCGAGCACGCCGGGCGCGCCGGGCGCCGACGGGGCGGCGCAGGGAGCGGAGGCGGCGGGCGCCGGGCTCGTCGATCTCAACACCGCCGATGCCGCCGCCCTCGACGCGCTCCCCGGCGTCGGTCCGGCGATCGCCCAGCGCATCATCGATCACCGCGAGGCCAACGGCCCCTTCACCCGTGTCGACGACCTCGAGCAGGTGCCGGGCATCGGGCCCGCCACGCTCGAGAAGATCCGCGCGCACGCGACGGTCTGA
- a CDS encoding ComEC/Rec2 family competence protein — protein MPGRPDLRLLPAACVLWVLAAIGTAQGVQGALAALGLLTVAALVPVLLTGRREALRLLAGHAALVGVGLCLLLPALAREESAREQLEHAADEHLVVTLTVRPVADAEAPRSARPWDDGTVQFSAQARRGEIRLGRDRAHLATGVRVLVRGDADEPARDGAAGTLGTVRTGDTVRVTGTIAVDGSLVVVRVGALESLVPADGVRAGLRARAREATASLPPDEAALVRGMTSGDTTGMSEEAEDAMRSAGLSHLVAVSGANILLVLGAVLGPLLLLGVPRRPRIVAAAVVGAAYVSLVGDQPSVARAATMAVPLLAARLAGVRASPVAALGATLAVWTTLSPQTASSIGFVLSALATGAILILAPPAARALVELSRERLGEGAALVIAVPLVAQLACTPVLILLAPEISLWTVAANIVVAPLVAPATVLGLLALLLGPVAPGAAHALDTVAAGGAHLILLVARRAATLPGSHLAVPEGPAGMLLGAVAVLLVIAGTAARHRAVVRWIAAAVLVALLAPVAVRHLPGTRGDDDWTVAACAVGQGDAIVLRSAPSPDAERRVMLVDTGPDPAVLTTCLDALRIDRIDLLVLTHPHADHIGGNAALTGRRLPARQWACPTVEGQRGTIGEAPVEAAVRGRTLDLAGLAVEVLWPVSVEQVRAVAARETSSPEQAEANDCSVVIAATWADGTRYVGLGDLEPEAQGELAALDPGPADIVKVAHHGSRRQDPALYTRLAPRLALIEVGQDNSFGHPAAATTTMLGLLGAPIVRTDRDGTAVLAPAGDGTALGEVRRVGPPR, from the coding sequence GTGCCCGGCCGCCCCGACCTGCGCCTGCTCCCGGCCGCGTGCGTGCTGTGGGTGCTCGCCGCGATCGGCACCGCCCAGGGCGTGCAGGGCGCCCTCGCGGCGCTCGGCCTGCTCACCGTCGCGGCGCTCGTGCCGGTCCTGCTCACCGGGCGGCGCGAGGCCCTGCGCCTCCTGGCCGGGCATGCGGCCCTCGTCGGGGTCGGGCTGTGCCTCCTGCTCCCGGCCCTGGCCCGTGAGGAGAGCGCCCGCGAGCAGCTCGAGCACGCCGCCGACGAGCACCTGGTCGTGACGCTCACCGTGCGCCCCGTCGCCGACGCCGAGGCCCCGCGCAGCGCCCGCCCCTGGGACGACGGCACGGTGCAGTTCTCCGCTCAGGCCCGACGCGGCGAGATCCGGCTCGGCCGGGACCGCGCGCACCTCGCCACCGGTGTGCGTGTGCTCGTGCGCGGCGACGCCGACGAGCCCGCCCGCGACGGCGCAGCGGGCACGCTCGGCACGGTGCGGACGGGGGACACGGTCCGCGTGACCGGCACGATCGCGGTGGACGGCTCGCTCGTGGTGGTGCGGGTCGGCGCCCTCGAGTCGCTCGTCCCGGCCGACGGGGTGCGGGCCGGGCTGCGCGCCCGCGCCCGCGAGGCGACCGCCTCCCTCCCGCCCGACGAGGCGGCCCTCGTGCGCGGCATGACCTCGGGGGACACCACCGGCATGTCCGAGGAGGCCGAGGACGCGATGCGTTCGGCGGGCCTGTCCCATCTGGTCGCGGTCTCCGGCGCCAACATCCTGCTGGTCCTCGGCGCGGTGCTGGGACCCCTGCTCCTGCTCGGCGTGCCCCGCCGCCCCCGGATCGTCGCCGCGGCGGTCGTCGGCGCCGCCTACGTGAGCCTCGTCGGCGACCAGCCGAGCGTCGCGCGCGCCGCGACGATGGCCGTGCCGCTGCTCGCCGCCCGCCTCGCCGGCGTGCGCGCGTCCCCGGTCGCGGCGCTCGGCGCGACCCTCGCGGTCTGGACGACGCTCTCGCCGCAGACCGCCTCGTCGATCGGCTTCGTGCTCTCGGCGCTCGCGACCGGCGCGATCCTCATCCTCGCCCCGCCCGCCGCGCGCGCCCTCGTCGAGCTCAGCCGCGAGCGCCTGGGCGAGGGCGCCGCGCTCGTCATCGCCGTGCCGCTCGTCGCGCAGCTCGCCTGCACCCCCGTCCTGATCCTGCTCGCGCCCGAGATCTCCCTGTGGACGGTCGCGGCCAACATCGTGGTCGCCCCGCTCGTCGCGCCCGCCACCGTCCTCGGCCTGCTCGCCCTGCTCCTCGGGCCCGTCGCGCCCGGGGCGGCGCACGCCCTCGACACGGTGGCCGCGGGCGGGGCGCACCTGATCCTGCTGGTCGCCCGCCGCGCGGCGACGCTGCCCGGCTCCCACCTCGCCGTGCCCGAGGGACCTGCCGGCATGCTGCTCGGGGCGGTCGCCGTGCTCCTCGTCATCGCCGGCACGGCGGCGCGCCACCGTGCGGTCGTCCGCTGGATCGCCGCGGCCGTGCTCGTCGCCCTGCTCGCGCCCGTCGCCGTGCGCCACCTGCCCGGCACGCGCGGCGACGACGACTGGACCGTCGCCGCCTGCGCCGTCGGCCAGGGCGACGCCATCGTGCTGCGCAGCGCGCCGAGTCCCGACGCGGAGCGCCGCGTGATGCTCGTGGACACCGGCCCCGACCCGGCCGTGCTCACCACCTGCCTCGATGCGCTCCGCATCGACCGGATCGACCTGCTCGTGCTCACCCACCCCCACGCCGACCACATCGGCGGCAACGCCGCCCTCACCGGGCGGCGCCTCCCCGCGCGGCAGTGGGCGTGCCCGACCGTCGAGGGGCAGCGGGGCACGATCGGCGAGGCCCCCGTCGAGGCGGCGGTGCGCGGACGCACGCTCGATCTCGCCGGGCTCGCGGTCGAGGTGCTGTGGCCCGTCTCCGTCGAGCAGGTGCGCGCGGTCGCCGCACGCGAGACCTCGTCGCCCGAGCAGGCCGAGGCCAACGACTGCTCCGTCGTGATCGCCGCGACCTGGGCCGACGGCACCCGCTACGTGGGCCTCGGCGACCTCGAGCCCGAGGCCCAGGGCGAGCTCGCGGCCCTCGACCCCGGGCCCGCCGACATCGTCAAGGTCGCCCACCACGGCTCGCGCCGCCAGGACCCCGCCCTCTACACCCGGCTCGCGCCCCGCCTGGCCCTCATCGAGGTGGGACAGGACAACTCCTTCGGCCATCCCGCGGCGGCCACCACCACGATGCTCGGCCTGCTCGGCGCCCCGATCGTGCGCACCGACCGGGACGGCACAGCCGTGCTCGCCCCGGCCGGCGACGGCACGGCCCTCGGGGAGGTCCGGCGTGTCGGACCTCCCCGTTAG
- the holA gene encoding DNA polymerase III subunit delta, with protein MVDVAWHSVDLAPLVLLHGSEPLLAQRALERLREQARHRDPETAFHEIRSEAATAGSLAQVASPSLFGESRFVVVPDLQSAPETLVAEIDAYRSAPEPDVTLVLIHRGGNRGKRLLDALRRSDVPRVPCDPIKRPADKQTFVTAEFTRHDRRIQPDAAAALVDAFGGDLSELAAIARQLLEDTVPDDPSAAPPPVTLAAVRTLTAGRVESTAFAVADAAIAGREGDALVLLQQASLAGVDPVPLVAAVASKMRSLAKVTVPGASARTLGMPDWMLRNLSREARAWNDRSLARALDAVARADHEVKGAGRDPQWSVQRMVTEICRARRAR; from the coding sequence ATGGTCGATGTCGCGTGGCACTCCGTGGACCTCGCCCCGCTCGTCCTGCTGCACGGCTCCGAGCCGCTCCTGGCCCAGCGCGCCCTCGAACGGCTGCGCGAGCAGGCACGCCACCGGGACCCCGAGACCGCCTTCCACGAGATCCGCTCGGAGGCCGCGACCGCCGGCTCCCTCGCCCAGGTCGCGAGCCCCTCCCTGTTCGGCGAGTCGCGCTTCGTCGTCGTCCCGGACCTCCAGTCCGCCCCGGAGACCCTCGTCGCCGAGATCGACGCCTACCGCTCGGCCCCCGAGCCCGACGTGACGCTCGTCCTCATCCACCGCGGCGGCAACCGCGGCAAGCGCCTGCTCGACGCCCTGCGCCGCTCCGACGTGCCCCGCGTCCCGTGCGATCCCATCAAGCGGCCCGCCGACAAGCAGACCTTCGTGACCGCCGAGTTCACGCGGCACGACCGCCGGATCCAGCCCGACGCGGCCGCCGCGCTCGTCGACGCCTTCGGCGGCGACCTGTCCGAGCTCGCCGCCATCGCCCGGCAGCTCCTCGAGGACACGGTCCCCGACGACCCCTCGGCGGCCCCGCCCCCCGTCACCCTGGCCGCGGTGCGCACGCTGACCGCCGGGCGGGTCGAGTCGACCGCCTTCGCCGTCGCCGACGCCGCGATCGCCGGACGCGAGGGGGACGCCCTCGTGCTGCTCCAGCAGGCGAGCCTCGCCGGCGTGGACCCCGTGCCCCTGGTCGCCGCGGTCGCCTCGAAGATGCGCTCGCTGGCCAAGGTCACCGTGCCCGGGGCGAGCGCCCGCACCCTCGGCATGCCCGACTGGATGCTGCGCAACCTCTCGCGCGAGGCCCGCGCCTGGAACGACCGCTCGCTCGCGCGAGCTCTCGACGCGGTCGCGCGCGCCGACCACGAGGTCAAGGGCGCCGGCCGCGACCCGCAGTGGTCCGTGCAGCGCATGGTCACCGAGATCTGCCGCGCGCGCCGCGCGCGCTGA
- the rpsT gene encoding 30S ribosomal protein S20: protein MANIKSQIKRIKTNEKSRQRNKAVKSELKTYVRKVRTAVAAGDAETAGTALQTASRKLDKAVSKGVIHKNQAANRKSGLASLVASLDK, encoded by the coding sequence GTGGCAAACATCAAGTCCCAGATCAAGCGCATCAAGACGAACGAGAAGTCTCGTCAGCGCAACAAGGCCGTCAAGAGCGAGCTGAAGACCTACGTGCGCAAGGTGCGCACGGCCGTCGCCGCCGGTGACGCCGAGACCGCGGGCACCGCCCTGCAGACCGCCTCCCGCAAGCTGGACAAGGCCGTCTCCAAGGGCGTCATCCACAAGAACCAGGCCGCGAACCGCAAGTCGGGTCTCGCGAGCCTCGTCGCCTCTCTCGACAAGTGA